CGGAAAAGAGCGACCATCGCTCCAAGTTTGGGCGCCGTGGGGATAGAGCCCACGGCGGATGAAAAATGACGAATATCTAATGCCAAATGTCTAATTCGAAACGATGGACGATCCTCTGGATTCGACATTCGTCATTAGCAATTCGTCATTTCACTCCCTAGACCGTCGACGATCGCCCTGCCCGTGCATACGCGCCTAGCAACTTCAGCACGTGTCGTCCCGCTTGCTGTTTGTCACCCCCGGCTGCGGCGTTGCAGACCGAACCGGCGATCTCGGCGATCTCTGGATAGCCGTAAACTTCGCTGCAGCGATAGATAAAGTGACTCAAGCGTCCCGCTTCGGACCAATTTTTTTCTTTGACCGCGGCGACCAGATCGTCGATGTGAGGGGTCAGCCCGTCCAAAAACTTTTGGACGCGGACATTGTTAAACGCAATCCGGAGCGACATGCCCGAGATGTCGGGCAATTGGGTATCGGCCAAGGTAATTAGCTCCTGCTAGGCTTTTGGCGAGATCGTAATCGCTTACGCCGCCTTGGCGAGACGAATGAGTTCGCGCGATTGCTCGACGGTTGGTTTCAAAAGTTCGGAGACCAGCATCAGCGACAATGCGGCTTCAAACAGTCGCTCGCGATGGCGAATCACCAGATGACGCTCGGCGCCTCGGATTTTGTCGAGTTCGAGATGGATTGCTTGTGCGGCGCGAGCGCGAACAAATCCACGAAATTCGGCGTCTGACATGTCACGGCATTCGTCATCCAGACGGCGCTGTACCAAGGGAATCGCCGAGGTGGCGATTTTGGCCGACAATTCAGCAACCATGCGACGTCGTGTTCTTCCCCAAGGGTTCAACCAATCCATGGCGTTCCCCTCCTATGTTTAGGCAGTGTGAAGGATAATTGCGTCGCCCACAGCTTGGCGCCGGTTTAACGCATCTCTAATTTCGAACTTTTTCACCCGGCGCGATCAAACTTCTCGCCGCTTGTCCTGTTAGTCCGTACAGCGAAACGGCGCCGCTGGTAACTTTCGTAACATTTAGATCAAGCTGAACGATCATGACGCCGATATTGAAACCTATCGCTAACGAACCAATCGTTACGACCGGAACTGCTACCGCCACTTGACCAGCGAAAGCAGTTTCCCTAAGTTTGCGTGAATACAAATGACATGGCGCCGTAGCCAAGTGGCTAAGGCAGTGGATTGCAAATCCACCATCCCCGGTTCGAATCCGGGCGGCGCCTCTGATTAAACCCAAGTCCGATAATGACTTGGGTTTTTTTGTGCGCGGTTGAAATTGCGGAATTCGCCTCTTCTTTCTCGTTGTTTGGCGATGCCTTTACTACATTGCCAAAGATCACTATTTTGCCTCTCCGCGCAAGCGATAAAGAAGAAGCGCTAAAAAAAGGGGGTCAGACCCCAATTACGCTGCGTAATTGGGGTCTGACCCCCTTTTTTAACTCAGCGGAACGGACAACTTCTCTGAACCGCAAAAATCCTCCCCGGCTGGCCATTCGGCAGGTAAACTTGAGGAGACTAGTCAAAATATCTCGCCCTTCTCCTCGCCGACGATACACGCATGACTTCTTCTGATGCTCGACTGAATGATTCCAGCGTCGCCGCAACCATGGCGCACAGCAGTAGCGGCGATTTTTCCAAAGAGCAGCAGGATATCGCGATCTCGGCGTTGATTCTGCGGATGGGGATGCTGACAGAACGTCAGCTTGCTCATGGGTTTGCAACTTGGACCATCCACGGCAGCTTGCCGATCAATGAGCATCTGCTCGCGTTGGGGCTGATCGATGAAGATGCGAATAAGCGGTTGCTGACGAGCGCTCCTCAATTGTTGCAAGAGATTGAGCCGGGGAACGAACGGAATTCGTCGGTTGAATGCGCCGTCGCGCAAACGCTTGACTCGATCGATCCTTCTGGAACCATCGCTCGGTTGATGGGAGTGCGCAGCGTGGCCGGCGCCGGAGCGAACGACGCGACGGGAGTGCGGACTTCGGCGGCTCGCTATCGGCTGTTGCGCAAACTGGGGCAAGGAGGACTAGGCCGCGTTTGGCTGGCTTTCGACGAACATCTAAAGCGTCCTGTCGCCGTCAAAGAGATCACCGCACGGGATCAAGTGGTCGCGCAAGAACGATTTCGGCGCGAAGCGGAGATCACTGGACGATTAGAGCATCCCGGCATCGTGCCGATCTATCAACTGGGAGAAGATGCGACCACCGGCGAAGCCTTTTACGCGATGCGTTTTTTAGGGAAGCAGACGCTGCATGACACGATCATGGAGTACCACGAACGAAGGAGCGAAGGGGATCATGATCCTATGCTCTTGCGGCGATTGCTGACCGACTTTGTGAACGTTTGTCAGGCAATCGGACATGCTCATTCGCGTAAAGTGATCCATCGAGATCTGAAGCCCGAAAACGTAGCGATCGATAGCTTTGGCCAGGTGATCGTCATCGACTGGGGCATCGCCAAGGTCGTCGACGAATTGCAGTCGTTCGACAATCTATCAGGCGGATTTGAGAGCTCGGGCAGCGGGCAAAGCACTATGGAAGGGCAGGTTCTTGGTACGCCGTTATACATGGCGCCGGAACAAGCGGCCGGGCGAGTCGACGAATTGGATGAGCGGACCGACATCTACGGTTTAGGAGCCATCCTGTTCGCGATCCTCACCGGCGCCGCTCCGCATGAGCAAACGCGAGAAACATCGAAGTCGACGACCAGTCGTGAACTGTTGACCGCAATCGCTTCGCATCCGGCGCCCAACGCGCTTGACGCCAATGCAGACGCAGACCCGGCGCTCGCCGCGATTTGCGCCAAAGCGATGACTCGCCGCCAATACTCACGCTATCAGACGGCGACCGAGCTTGCGCAAGATGTCGAACGCTGGATGGCTGGCGAACACGTTTCGGCCTATCGCGAACGCCCTGCACAGCGACTGGCTCGCTGGATCCAAAACAATCGGATCATGTCGCAAGCGATCGGTTTGTTG
The nucleotide sequence above comes from Blastopirellula sp. J2-11. Encoded proteins:
- a CDS encoding Hpt domain-containing protein — protein: MADTQLPDISGMSLRIAFNNVRVQKFLDGLTPHIDDLVAAVKEKNWSEAGRLSHFIYRCSEVYGYPEIAEIAGSVCNAAAGGDKQQAGRHVLKLLGAYARAGRSSTV
- a CDS encoding serine/threonine-protein kinase, which codes for MTSSDARLNDSSVAATMAHSSSGDFSKEQQDIAISALILRMGMLTERQLAHGFATWTIHGSLPINEHLLALGLIDEDANKRLLTSAPQLLQEIEPGNERNSSVECAVAQTLDSIDPSGTIARLMGVRSVAGAGANDATGVRTSAARYRLLRKLGQGGLGRVWLAFDEHLKRPVAVKEITARDQVVAQERFRREAEITGRLEHPGIVPIYQLGEDATTGEAFYAMRFLGKQTLHDTIMEYHERRSEGDHDPMLLRRLLTDFVNVCQAIGHAHSRKVIHRDLKPENVAIDSFGQVIVIDWGIAKVVDELQSFDNLSGGFESSGSGQSTMEGQVLGTPLYMAPEQAAGRVDELDERTDIYGLGAILFAILTGAAPHEQTRETSKSTTSRELLTAIASHPAPNALDANADADPALAAICAKAMTRRQYSRYQTATELAQDVERWMAGEHVSAYRERPAQRLARWIQNNRIMSQAIGLLLVTGIVGLTVMIVATHQASRANRQIRFDEMRAYNREIEVQLRTTTEQISKDARFMSNLPPIQALIPTEADKPAGESEEVWQDRLEMIYEEFLRANPDYVSIAYMKLTEEAATDIVRVERNTTDPAYLRRVPASRLTKFEDQDVLKKALLLDRGDIQLVLRGANDDPQDNVDDGVRLFAATPVYDAVQGELFGVVVLETDLLSRISRFLQRVDQHTAIIDVTDSAGNIWVSDEPDVGVVATNKPTPITAQMPELKNFFSDAEATRHIDAANGVIATKLTLDRLDDKTTVGVVLQLQER